In Geopsychrobacter electrodiphilus DSM 16401, a single window of DNA contains:
- the tyrS gene encoding tyrosine--tRNA ligase — MNFVEELTWRGMIHDIMPGTEEQLQKEMTSAYVGIDPTADSLHIGHLVSVMMLKHLQLAGHKPIALVGGATGMIGDPSGKSAERNLLDEQTLRHNEACLKKQLAKFLDFESDSANAAELVNNYDWMKDFTFLDFIRDIGKHITVNYMMAKDSVKKRLSEEAKTGLSFTEFTYQLVQGTDFLHLYREKNCKLQMGGSDQWGNITTGTELIRRKEGGEAFALTCPLITKADGGKFGKTESGNVWLDPKLTTPYKFYQFWLNVSDVDAEKYIKIFTLLSKEEVTALGKEQEAAPHLRPLQKRLAKEVTCMVHSEYEYNKAVEASQILFGNATTESLSKLDKETFLSVFEGVPTYEIDRTKLDTGVSVVELLATETEAFPSKGELRRTIQGNGLSLNKAKLNDQEYLVTGADLINGSYILIQKGKKSYYIIEAV, encoded by the coding sequence ATGAACTTTGTTGAAGAATTGACTTGGCGTGGCATGATCCACGACATCATGCCCGGGACGGAAGAGCAGCTTCAAAAAGAAATGACATCGGCTTACGTTGGGATCGACCCGACTGCTGATTCACTGCACATCGGCCATCTGGTCAGCGTGATGATGCTCAAGCATCTTCAGCTCGCTGGCCATAAGCCGATAGCGCTTGTCGGTGGGGCGACCGGCATGATCGGCGATCCGTCGGGGAAATCGGCCGAGCGCAATCTGCTTGATGAACAGACCCTCCGTCACAACGAGGCCTGCTTAAAAAAACAGCTAGCAAAGTTTCTTGATTTTGAATCGGATTCTGCCAATGCGGCTGAGCTGGTCAATAATTATGACTGGATGAAAGATTTCACTTTTCTGGATTTCATCCGTGACATCGGTAAGCATATTACTGTCAATTACATGATGGCGAAGGACAGCGTAAAAAAACGTCTGAGTGAAGAAGCCAAGACCGGGTTGTCTTTCACAGAATTCACCTATCAGCTAGTTCAGGGGACCGATTTTCTCCACCTCTACCGCGAGAAGAACTGCAAATTGCAGATGGGTGGGTCGGACCAATGGGGGAATATCACCACAGGGACAGAGCTTATCCGCCGCAAGGAAGGTGGTGAGGCTTTTGCCCTGACCTGCCCACTCATTACCAAGGCGGACGGCGGTAAATTCGGTAAAACCGAGAGCGGCAACGTCTGGCTCGATCCGAAGCTGACCACGCCGTACAAATTCTACCAGTTCTGGCTCAATGTCTCCGACGTCGATGCCGAGAAGTACATTAAGATCTTTACGCTCTTAAGTAAGGAAGAAGTGACGGCACTGGGCAAGGAGCAGGAAGCCGCACCGCACCTGCGACCATTGCAGAAGCGTCTGGCAAAAGAGGTAACCTGCATGGTCCACAGTGAATATGAATATAACAAGGCCGTGGAAGCATCACAGATTCTGTTTGGTAATGCCACGACCGAAAGTCTGTCAAAGCTGGACAAGGAAACCTTCCTCTCGGTGTTTGAAGGTGTACCGACCTATGAAATCGACCGTACCAAGCTCGACACCGGGGTGTCGGTTGTCGAACTGCTCGCAACTGAAACAGAAGCGTTCCCGTCTAAGGGCGAGTTACGTCGTACGATTCAGGGCAATGGCCTTAGCCTGAACAAGGCCAAACTGAACGATCAGGAATACCTGGTGACCGGGGCAGATCTGATCAACGGTTCATATATACTGATACAGAAGGGCAAGAAGAGTTACTATATTATTGAGGCGGTGTGA
- a CDS encoding TIGR00282 family metallophosphoesterase encodes MKLLFVGDVVGQAGRQILEQKLSSLIDRHFVDLVVVNAENAAAGYGLTLSVMGELYKAGAHVLTSGNHIWDKKEILDVLDRDKRLLRPHNYPEGLPGRGYGIYETAAGLKVAVVNLEGRVFMKNLDCPFKTADRILTDLSGKADMILVDFHAEATSEKQALGHYLDGRVSAVVGTHTHVQTADEKILIGGTGYLTDAGMTGAQDAIIGNQKEPALQRFLTQLPVRLEVAKKDPLLCAVLITINEETGHCEAIERIQERP; translated from the coding sequence TTGAAACTTCTTTTTGTGGGCGATGTCGTTGGTCAGGCCGGGCGGCAAATTCTCGAGCAGAAATTGTCTTCGTTGATTGATCGACATTTTGTTGATCTGGTCGTTGTAAATGCTGAAAACGCTGCCGCCGGTTATGGTTTGACGCTGTCGGTGATGGGTGAACTTTATAAGGCGGGAGCTCATGTCCTGACATCTGGTAACCATATCTGGGACAAGAAGGAGATCCTTGACGTCCTTGATCGTGACAAGCGGCTGTTGCGCCCGCATAATTACCCCGAGGGTTTGCCTGGCCGCGGTTATGGGATCTATGAGACTGCAGCCGGCTTGAAGGTGGCGGTAGTTAATCTTGAAGGTCGGGTTTTTATGAAGAATCTTGATTGCCCTTTTAAAACGGCCGATCGTATTCTCACAGATCTTTCTGGAAAAGCCGATATGATTCTGGTGGATTTTCATGCCGAAGCCACAAGTGAAAAGCAGGCTTTGGGCCATTATCTTGATGGCCGTGTCTCGGCTGTTGTCGGCACCCATACCCACGTTCAAACTGCTGATGAAAAAATTCTTATCGGTGGCACCGGTTATCTGACAGATGCCGGGATGACCGGGGCTCAGGACGCGATTATCGGTAATCAGAAGGAGCCCGCATTGCAAAGGTTTTTGACCCAATTGCCAGTGCGGCTTGAAGTGGCAAAAAAAGATCCGTTGCTCTGCGCGGTTTTGATAACGATTAATGAAGAGACGGGCCATTGTGAGGCGATTGAGCGCATACAGGAGCGCCCGTAA
- the rny gene encoding ribonuclease Y: protein MEFLIVVMVLAALAAGVFIGMILRRKLSESKLANASAAAGQLAAEAKKEADSIIKEATIQAKDLVLQAKTGWEAEARELRKEIQIQEHRLQQKEENLERKADAQDARVAELDKKDHQLKSLDGQLSKRDIETAQIIAEQREKLEIISGMSAEQAKQQLIEAMQGEARHDAAKSLKQIEDDAREIADKKAKMIMAVAIQRYAGDYVAEKTVSVVPLPNDEMKGRIIGREGRNIRAIEAATGIDLIIDDTPEAVVISGFNPVRREVARISLERLIADGRIHPARIEELVEKAQSEVDETIREAGEQATFDVGVHGIHPEIIKLLGMLKYRTSYGQNQLQHSIEVAFLCGMMAAELGVDVKQAKRVGLLHDIGKAVSHEMEGSHAVNGGELARKYGESPEIVHAISAHHEDEKPNSILAILAQAADALSGARPGARRETLETYVKRLRELEGIGTSFDGVTGCFAIQAGREIRVMVASDQISDVRSHALAKEIARKIEAEMTYPGQIRVNVIRETRAVEYAK from the coding sequence ATGGAATTTCTCATTGTTGTAATGGTCCTTGCTGCACTAGCGGCAGGGGTTTTTATCGGTATGATTCTGCGGCGAAAATTATCAGAATCAAAGCTTGCCAATGCCAGTGCTGCTGCCGGCCAACTTGCGGCTGAAGCCAAAAAAGAAGCAGATTCAATTATAAAAGAGGCGACAATCCAGGCAAAGGATCTTGTTCTTCAGGCCAAGACCGGCTGGGAAGCTGAAGCACGCGAACTACGTAAAGAGATTCAAATTCAAGAGCATCGCCTGCAGCAGAAAGAGGAAAATCTTGAGCGCAAGGCCGACGCTCAGGATGCGCGAGTTGCTGAGTTGGATAAAAAAGATCACCAACTGAAGTCCCTTGATGGTCAACTAAGTAAACGTGACATTGAAACTGCTCAGATCATTGCAGAGCAACGTGAAAAGCTCGAAATTATTTCAGGGATGAGCGCAGAGCAAGCCAAGCAGCAGCTGATCGAAGCAATGCAGGGTGAGGCAAGACATGATGCGGCTAAGAGCCTTAAGCAGATTGAGGATGATGCTCGTGAAATTGCCGACAAAAAAGCAAAAATGATTATGGCGGTAGCGATCCAGCGTTATGCGGGTGATTATGTTGCCGAGAAGACGGTAAGCGTTGTGCCTTTGCCAAACGATGAAATGAAAGGGCGGATCATCGGCCGCGAGGGAAGGAACATTCGTGCGATTGAAGCTGCTACCGGGATCGATCTGATTATCGATGATACGCCAGAAGCTGTTGTCATCTCGGGATTTAATCCGGTACGACGTGAAGTTGCAAGGATTTCTCTCGAACGGTTGATTGCCGATGGCCGGATTCATCCAGCACGCATTGAAGAGCTGGTAGAAAAAGCCCAAAGCGAAGTTGATGAAACTATTCGTGAGGCTGGAGAGCAGGCGACCTTTGATGTTGGCGTTCATGGTATCCATCCAGAGATCATAAAATTGCTCGGAATGCTGAAATACCGCACCTCGTACGGACAAAACCAGTTGCAACACTCCATTGAAGTCGCATTTTTGTGCGGCATGATGGCCGCCGAACTTGGAGTTGATGTCAAACAGGCCAAGCGTGTTGGACTCTTACATGATATCGGTAAAGCCGTTAGTCACGAAATGGAAGGCTCCCATGCCGTTAATGGTGGTGAGTTAGCGCGCAAGTATGGTGAATCCCCTGAAATTGTTCATGCGATTTCGGCACACCACGAAGATGAAAAGCCTAATTCGATTTTGGCGATTCTGGCCCAGGCAGCGGATGCTTTGTCGGGCGCTCGGCCTGGCGCACGCCGTGAGACCCTGGAAACCTATGTTAAACGCTTGCGCGAACTGGAGGGGATTGGCACTTCTTTTGATGGCGTAACGGGTTGCTTTGCCATACAGGCCGGTCGCGAGATTCGCGTCATGGTCGCCAGTGATCAAATCTCTGATGTCAGATCTCATGCCCTGGCAAAAGAGATTGCGCGTAAAATAGAGGCTGAGATGACTTATCCTGGCCAAATTCGTGTCAATGTTATCCGTGAAACCCGTGCGGTTGAATACGCCAAATAG
- a CDS encoding 5-formyltetrahydrofolate cyclo-ligase, which yields MSQSCAKRSLRNTLLQKRQQLTQLEIDAKSLFAQTLLLGLPVFRQARVLALYSPIRNEVATALLHKAALSAGKKVCYPRVNGDQLSYYEIHSLEDLGIGNFGVCEPAPLEGRVVDPVEIELLLVPGVAFDQRGYRLGYGRGYFDRFLSSNRFLGLSVGFCFHFQLVETLPVEEHDQGVALLVTNNGIYSPLSS from the coding sequence ATGTCTCAGTCCTGCGCCAAACGATCGCTTAGAAACACTTTATTACAGAAGCGTCAACAACTCACTCAGCTTGAGATAGACGCAAAGAGCCTCTTCGCTCAGACCCTGTTGCTGGGGTTGCCTGTTTTTCGACAGGCGAGGGTCTTGGCCCTCTACAGCCCGATTCGCAATGAGGTTGCAACGGCGCTCCTTCATAAAGCGGCGTTGAGTGCAGGGAAGAAGGTTTGTTATCCCCGTGTAAATGGGGATCAACTTAGTTATTATGAAATTCATTCGTTAGAAGATCTTGGGATCGGTAATTTTGGCGTCTGTGAACCCGCACCGTTAGAAGGAAGAGTTGTTGATCCTGTTGAAATTGAACTGCTTTTGGTCCCGGGTGTAGCCTTTGATCAACGCGGATACCGTCTTGGGTATGGGCGGGGTTATTTTGATCGATTTTTGAGTAGTAACCGTTTTTTGGGGCTGAGTGTGGGTTTCTGCTTTCATTTTCAGCTTGTCGAAACACTTCCAGTCGAAGAGCACGATCAGGGGGTTGCTCTGCTGGTGACAAATAATGGAATTTACTCCCCGTTGTCATCTTGA
- a CDS encoding cell division protein ZapA, which translates to MNETVKVHLLGRDYVLSSSGDVETLQEAAQLVEEKFASVSTTVSVDTRDRQILAMLNLAGDYLHEKRRRLALELEQDELRKQNVSADIQKQQLELVLIDRIEKALQF; encoded by the coding sequence ATGAATGAGACAGTGAAGGTGCATCTGCTCGGTCGTGATTACGTGCTGAGTAGCTCAGGGGATGTGGAAACGCTTCAGGAAGCTGCACAGTTGGTTGAGGAGAAATTTGCGTCTGTGTCAACGACGGTCTCAGTTGATACCCGTGACCGGCAGATTCTCGCGATGCTCAATTTAGCAGGTGATTACCTTCATGAAAAGCGCCGACGCTTAGCGCTCGAGCTGGAGCAGGACGAACTCCGAAAGCAGAACGTCTCAGCGGATATACAGAAACAACAGCTTGAGTTGGTGCTGATTGATCGGATTGAAAAAGCTCTTCAGTTTTGA
- the ftsY gene encoding signal recognition particle-docking protein FtsY has translation MFWFDQLLRSLTGFLKSAGVPPESLDVAALGVIYAGAILGVLLVILLLLKISRSWGGEVARKIEADKIIREAEAEAEAEAEAEAETETETETETETETETETETETETETETETETETETETETETETETETETETETETETETETETETETETETETETESVSLFERFRAGVAKTRSGLIGRLDALLSVGRKVDDELLEDLEEILITSDIGMPTTQRLMAALDKRRKGEGLKDGAQLRAALMSEMGTLLIKPEPLAIVETSGPFVMMVVGVNGVGKTTTIGKLARKFTHQGLKVVLGAGDTFRAAAAEQLAAWGERAGVDLIRHSEGADPGAVAFDAARAALARKADVLILDTAGRLHTKANLMEELKKVRRILEREIPGAPHQTLLVVDATTGQNALTQAQQFNLAVGVDGIALTKLDGTAKGGIVVAIACELGLPVRYVGVGEGVDDLQEFDPQDFVAALFEN, from the coding sequence ATGTTCTGGTTTGATCAGTTGTTGAGAAGTTTGACAGGCTTTCTAAAATCGGCTGGTGTCCCGCCAGAGAGCTTGGACGTGGCCGCTTTGGGCGTGATATATGCCGGCGCGATTCTGGGTGTGTTGTTGGTTATTCTCCTGCTGTTGAAAATATCCCGCAGTTGGGGTGGCGAGGTTGCCAGAAAAATAGAAGCAGATAAAATAATCAGAGAAGCCGAAGCCGAAGCCGAAGCCGAAGCCGAAGCCGAAGCCGAAACCGAAACCGAAACCGAAACCGAAACCGAAACCGAAACCGAAACCGAAACCGAAACCGAAACCGAAACCGAAACCGAAACCGAAACCGAAACCGAAACCGAAACCGAAACCGAAACCGAAACCGAAACCGAAACCGAAACCGAAACCGAAACCGAAACCGAAACCGAAACCGAAACCGAAACCGAAACCGAAACCGAAACCGAAACCGAAACCGAAACCGAAACCGAGTCAGTCAGCTTATTTGAACGTTTTCGAGCTGGCGTGGCCAAAACCCGTTCGGGGTTGATCGGGCGCCTTGATGCACTCCTCAGTGTCGGTCGAAAGGTCGATGATGAGTTATTGGAAGACCTCGAAGAGATCTTGATTACTTCTGATATCGGGATGCCGACAACCCAACGCTTGATGGCGGCCCTTGATAAACGTCGCAAGGGAGAAGGGCTTAAAGATGGCGCCCAATTACGCGCGGCGCTGATGTCCGAAATGGGTACGCTATTAATTAAACCTGAACCTTTGGCGATCGTTGAGACCTCCGGACCTTTTGTGATGATGGTGGTTGGGGTTAATGGCGTCGGAAAAACAACGACCATTGGCAAACTGGCGCGCAAATTTACACACCAGGGGTTGAAAGTTGTGCTCGGCGCTGGAGACACATTCCGCGCGGCCGCGGCTGAACAGCTGGCTGCCTGGGGAGAGCGGGCAGGTGTCGACCTAATTCGCCATTCCGAGGGCGCCGACCCTGGTGCGGTGGCGTTTGATGCTGCGCGTGCGGCGCTTGCGCGTAAGGCCGATGTTCTAATTCTAGATACTGCTGGACGTTTGCACACCAAGGCCAATCTGATGGAAGAACTTAAAAAAGTGCGACGGATTCTCGAACGTGAAATTCCTGGCGCCCCGCATCAGACTCTTTTGGTCGTAGACGCAACCACTGGCCAGAACGCATTAACACAGGCTCAGCAGTTTAATCTGGCTGTCGGGGTTGATGGAATTGCTTTGACCAAGCTCGATGGAACGGCCAAAGGAGGGATTGTGGTTGCCATCGCCTGTGAACTAGGCTTGCCTGTTCGTTATGTAGGGGTCGGCGAGGGAGTTGACGATTTGCAAGAATTTGATCCACAGGATTTTGTTGCGGCGTTGTTTGAAAACTGA
- a CDS encoding roadblock/LC7 domain-containing protein, whose product MPFKILLQEMLDRLPGAQGAIIADWEGEAVDQVARIDDFEIKVLGAHKGIILTRLRETLHRLDGGELEEVLIQYENAKVLIVPLNEDYFLVLTIDPDEMVGKAAFELRRCAVRLRLEIS is encoded by the coding sequence ATGCCGTTTAAAATTCTTTTACAGGAGATGCTTGACAGATTGCCTGGAGCTCAAGGGGCGATTATCGCCGATTGGGAAGGAGAGGCGGTCGACCAGGTCGCTCGAATTGATGATTTTGAAATCAAGGTTTTAGGCGCTCACAAGGGGATAATCCTGACACGACTGCGTGAGACCTTGCATCGGCTGGATGGCGGTGAGCTTGAGGAGGTATTGATTCAATATGAAAATGCTAAAGTATTGATCGTTCCCTTAAATGAAGATTACTTTTTGGTTCTGACTATTGATCCCGATGAGATGGTTGGCAAGGCGGCCTTTGAACTGCGTCGTTGTGCCGTAAGGTTGCGTCTGGAAATCTCCTGA